Proteins found in one Salminus brasiliensis chromosome 13, fSalBra1.hap2, whole genome shotgun sequence genomic segment:
- the uacaa gene encoding uncharacterized protein uacaa isoform X1 yields MKSLKQRLKKHEISTSSTEWSKYDERLLRAVENGDIDRVTATLKKGAIPTRLDAEGCSAFHLAASKGLINSLNIFLGHGVNLHATDASGKTALHLSAGGGHSACVQRLLQCKSPVDSTDLQGRTALHDAAYAGYNTIIKMLCDSGASVSAIDTDGRSPLLLAAQMSHPRACQQLLLCGASISLRDKQNKTALILACEYPCREVVEVLLKNKADITAVDLYSHDPLHYARLSNDQVLITMVKQALEAVSKAQEAAKTAQKLQQQRSMNAEAQAHMRKLSAHAPVKVPSPGISWSSAGAPSQKLEKVPVQQHAREHGSRTADGKDEPQAHLDSAQVRHFAPPSASPASVVLPPRPVEVRAGEVEVLRRELWQARRRLEAADEEVLRLDAALALRAREYEELRRNSERALQEAHGRSWELEEALGEVQRRMAGSEARVRQMQAHLVTVRENLVEELRVQLHEARTHREAAMAELEQAQEELGRNQREMKEQRERSGTLLLEVQRLTKELQSKDEHTKTLKASLATLEARRAQMACKHIQTPTEWQPVSPKTTMTDITSEIFQQEMDKKNYISRDEHIKALKAFLDAAEAKRTKMPCKMVQTPLEWRPISSKTTMTDSTGETLQQEMDMKNYISMEEYNAMRSSLSAVLQQTEGRAQEALQRQQRAEDENLGLLAELQEQKTELDTLQEALQARFVPVALLEEKEKELSLLRLTLKEMEESKDRYQNYRKTEGQQEEARNSSSAESQSQQVSKDRSNPPCSRTPEKSEKQTRTTTGFPITVKVRIPPNSSERQHKDTELAVEAEAQRETQVSSSASSSPCRHPQSDSTTLQAHINSLQQQLEESERRYRRVLDIYRTRLLNAAQGHMDEEARVALLQIAQMRQECVY; encoded by the exons ATGAAAAGTCTAAAACAGCGTCTGAAGAAACACGAAATATCAACTAGT AGCACGGAGTGGAGCAAGTATGATGAGCGTCTGCTGAGAGCAGTGGAGAACGGTGACATAGACAGAGTTACCGCCACGCTCAAGAAAGGAGCCATCCCCACTAGACTGGATGCCGAAGGCTGCTCTGC ATTTCACCTAGCTGCCAGCAAGGGACTCATAAACAGCCTCAACATTTTCCTTGGCCATGGCGTCAACCTGCACGCTACAGATGCTTCTG GTAAAACAGCGCTGCATCTTTCTGCAGGGGGTGGCCATTCAGCGTGTGTGCAGAGACTGCTGCAG TGTAAAAGTCCTGTTGATAGCACTGATTTGCAGGGCAGAACAGCTCTGCACGACGCAG CATATGCGGGTTACAATACCATAATCAAAATGCTATGTGACAGTGGTGCGTCTGTCAGTGCCATCGACACA GATGGCCGGTCTCCGTTGTTGCTCGCAGCACAGATGTCTCATCCTCGAGCATGCCAGCAGCTGCTACTCTGTGGGGCATCCATCAGTCTCCGAGATAAACAAAACAA GACTGCACTGATCTTGGCTTGTGAGTACCCTTGTCGTGAAGTGGTGGAGGTCTTACTGAAGAATAAGGCAGATATTACCGCTGTGGACCTCTACAGCCATGACCCTCTCCACTATGCCAGACTAAGTAACGACCAGGTCCTGATTACGATGGTCAAACAAGCCTTAGAGGCAGTCAGCAAAG CTCAAGAGGCTGCCAAGACTGCACAGAAACTTCAGCAGCAG AGGTCAATGAACGCTGAAGCGCAAGCTCATATGAGGAAGCTGTCTGCACAC GCTCCAGTTAAAGTCCCATCCCCTGGCATCAGCTGGTCCTCCGCAGGAGCTCCTTCGCAGAAACTGGAGAAAGTTCCAGTACAGCAGCATGCC AGGGAGCACGGCAGCCGTACTGCAGATG GAAAAGATGAACCACAGGCTCATCTGGATTCAGCACAG GTTCGACACTTTGCCCCTCCCTCAGCATCTCCTGCCTCAGTTGTTTTACCTCCCAGACCAGTGGAGGTAAGGGCAGGTGAAGTAGAGGTTCTAAGGAGGGAGCTCTGGCAGGCTAGGCGAAGGCTGGAGGCAGCTGACGAGGAGGTGCTGAGGCTGGATGCGGCACTGGCTCTGCGTGCACGTGAGTATGAGGAGCTGCGGAGGAACAGCGAGCGTGCCCTGCAGGAGGCCCATGGCCGGTCCTGGGAGCTGGAGGAGGCGCTCGGGGAGGTGCAGCGCAGGATGGCCGGCTCAGAAGCCAGGGTCCGGCAGATGCAGGCCCACCTGGTGACTGTGCGTGAGAACCTAGTGGAGGAGCTGAGAGTGCAGCTTCATGAGGCCCGTACACACAGGGAGGCAGCTATGGCTGAGCTGGAGCAAGCACAGGAGGAACTGGGGCGCAACCAGAGGGAAATGAAAGAGCAGAGGGAGCGCAGTGGAACACTTCTGCTGGAGGTGCAAAGACTCACTAAGGAACTGCAGAGCAAAGATGAGCACACAAAAACACTCAAGGCTAGCTTGGCAACTTTGGAAGCTCGCAGAGCACAAATGGCTTGCAAGCACATTCAGACCCCCACAGAATGGCAACCTGTATCTCCAAAGACCACCATGACAGACATCACTAGTGAGATTTTTCAACAAGAGATGGACAAAAAGAACTACATCAGTCGGGATGAGCACATAAAAGCACTGAAGGCTTTCCTGGATGCTGCAGAGGCTAAGAGAACCAAAATGCCTTGCAAAATGGTCCAGACTCCCTTAGAATGGCGGCCTATATCTTCCAAGACCACCATGACAGACTCCACTGGCGAGACCCTTCAACAGGAGATGGACATGAAGAACTACATCAGCATGGAAGAATACAATGCCATGAGGAGCTCCCTCAGTGCTGTGCTCCAGCAAACAGAAGGACGCGCTCAGGAGGCTCTACAGAGGCAACAGCGGGCCGAAGACGAGAACCTGGGCCTCCTTGCAGAACTTCAGGAGCAGAAGACAGAGCTGGACACCCTCCAGGAAGCCCTACAGGCAAGGTTTGTGCCTGTGGCACTgctggaagagaaggagaaagagctgTCCCTGCTAAGGCTAACCCTgaaagagatggaggagagCAAGGACAGGTACCAAAACTACAGGAAGACTGAAGGGCAGCAAGAGGAAGCCAGGAATTCAAGCAGTGCTGAATCACAGAGTCAGCAAGTATCAAAGGACAGAAGCAATCCGCCATGTAGTAGAACTCCAGAAAAGAGTGAAAAGCAAACTAGAACAACTACTGGTTTCCCCATTACTGTGAAGGTCAGAATACCACCAAACTCTTCTGAAAGACAACACAAG GATACAGAGCTTGCTGTGGAAGCAGAGGCCCAGAGGGAAACTCAGGTCAGCTCATCAGCATCAAGCAGCCCCTGTAGACACCCGCAATCAGACAGCACCACCCTGCAGGCACACATTAATAGCCTGCAGCAGCAGCTAGAG
- the uacaa gene encoding uncharacterized protein uacaa isoform X2: MKSLKQRLKKHEISTSSTEWSKYDERLLRAVENGDIDRVTATLKKGAIPTRLDAEGCSAFHLAASKGLINSLNIFLGHGVNLHATDASGKTALHLSAGGGHSACVQRLLQCKSPVDSTDLQGRTALHDAAYAGYNTIIKMLCDSGASVSAIDTDGRSPLLLAAQMSHPRACQQLLLCGASISLRDKQNKTALILACEYPCREVVEVLLKNKADITAVDLYSHDPLHYARLSNDQVLITMVKQALEAVSKAQEAAKTAQKLQQQRSMNAEAQAHMRKLSAHAPVKVPSPGISWSSAGAPSQKLEKVPVQQHAREHGSRTADGKDEPQAHLDSAQVRHFAPPSASPASVVLPPRPVEVRAGEVEVLRRELWQARRRLEAADEEVLRLDAALALRAREYEELRRNSERALQEAHGRSWELEEALGEVQRRMAGSEARVRQMQAHLVTVRENLVEELRVQLHEARTHREAAMAELEQAQEELGRNQREMKEQRERSGTLLLEVQRLTKELQSKDEHTKTLKASLATLEARRAQMACKHIQTPTEWQPVSPKTTMTDITSEIFQQEMDKKNYISRDEHIKALKAFLDAAEAKRTKMPCKMVQTPLEWRPISSKTTMTDSTGETLQQEMDMKNYISMEEYNAMRSSLSAVLQQTEGRAQEALQRQQRAEDENLGLLAELQEQKTELDTLQEALQARFVPVALLEEKEKELSLLRLTLKEMEESKDRYQNYRKTEGQQEEARNSSSAESQSQQVSKDRSNPPCSRTPEKSEKQTRTTTGFPITVKDTELAVEAEAQRETQVSSSASSSPCRHPQSDSTTLQAHINSLQQQLEESERRYRRVLDIYRTRLLNAAQGHMDEEARVALLQIAQMRQECVY; the protein is encoded by the exons ATGAAAAGTCTAAAACAGCGTCTGAAGAAACACGAAATATCAACTAGT AGCACGGAGTGGAGCAAGTATGATGAGCGTCTGCTGAGAGCAGTGGAGAACGGTGACATAGACAGAGTTACCGCCACGCTCAAGAAAGGAGCCATCCCCACTAGACTGGATGCCGAAGGCTGCTCTGC ATTTCACCTAGCTGCCAGCAAGGGACTCATAAACAGCCTCAACATTTTCCTTGGCCATGGCGTCAACCTGCACGCTACAGATGCTTCTG GTAAAACAGCGCTGCATCTTTCTGCAGGGGGTGGCCATTCAGCGTGTGTGCAGAGACTGCTGCAG TGTAAAAGTCCTGTTGATAGCACTGATTTGCAGGGCAGAACAGCTCTGCACGACGCAG CATATGCGGGTTACAATACCATAATCAAAATGCTATGTGACAGTGGTGCGTCTGTCAGTGCCATCGACACA GATGGCCGGTCTCCGTTGTTGCTCGCAGCACAGATGTCTCATCCTCGAGCATGCCAGCAGCTGCTACTCTGTGGGGCATCCATCAGTCTCCGAGATAAACAAAACAA GACTGCACTGATCTTGGCTTGTGAGTACCCTTGTCGTGAAGTGGTGGAGGTCTTACTGAAGAATAAGGCAGATATTACCGCTGTGGACCTCTACAGCCATGACCCTCTCCACTATGCCAGACTAAGTAACGACCAGGTCCTGATTACGATGGTCAAACAAGCCTTAGAGGCAGTCAGCAAAG CTCAAGAGGCTGCCAAGACTGCACAGAAACTTCAGCAGCAG AGGTCAATGAACGCTGAAGCGCAAGCTCATATGAGGAAGCTGTCTGCACAC GCTCCAGTTAAAGTCCCATCCCCTGGCATCAGCTGGTCCTCCGCAGGAGCTCCTTCGCAGAAACTGGAGAAAGTTCCAGTACAGCAGCATGCC AGGGAGCACGGCAGCCGTACTGCAGATG GAAAAGATGAACCACAGGCTCATCTGGATTCAGCACAG GTTCGACACTTTGCCCCTCCCTCAGCATCTCCTGCCTCAGTTGTTTTACCTCCCAGACCAGTGGAGGTAAGGGCAGGTGAAGTAGAGGTTCTAAGGAGGGAGCTCTGGCAGGCTAGGCGAAGGCTGGAGGCAGCTGACGAGGAGGTGCTGAGGCTGGATGCGGCACTGGCTCTGCGTGCACGTGAGTATGAGGAGCTGCGGAGGAACAGCGAGCGTGCCCTGCAGGAGGCCCATGGCCGGTCCTGGGAGCTGGAGGAGGCGCTCGGGGAGGTGCAGCGCAGGATGGCCGGCTCAGAAGCCAGGGTCCGGCAGATGCAGGCCCACCTGGTGACTGTGCGTGAGAACCTAGTGGAGGAGCTGAGAGTGCAGCTTCATGAGGCCCGTACACACAGGGAGGCAGCTATGGCTGAGCTGGAGCAAGCACAGGAGGAACTGGGGCGCAACCAGAGGGAAATGAAAGAGCAGAGGGAGCGCAGTGGAACACTTCTGCTGGAGGTGCAAAGACTCACTAAGGAACTGCAGAGCAAAGATGAGCACACAAAAACACTCAAGGCTAGCTTGGCAACTTTGGAAGCTCGCAGAGCACAAATGGCTTGCAAGCACATTCAGACCCCCACAGAATGGCAACCTGTATCTCCAAAGACCACCATGACAGACATCACTAGTGAGATTTTTCAACAAGAGATGGACAAAAAGAACTACATCAGTCGGGATGAGCACATAAAAGCACTGAAGGCTTTCCTGGATGCTGCAGAGGCTAAGAGAACCAAAATGCCTTGCAAAATGGTCCAGACTCCCTTAGAATGGCGGCCTATATCTTCCAAGACCACCATGACAGACTCCACTGGCGAGACCCTTCAACAGGAGATGGACATGAAGAACTACATCAGCATGGAAGAATACAATGCCATGAGGAGCTCCCTCAGTGCTGTGCTCCAGCAAACAGAAGGACGCGCTCAGGAGGCTCTACAGAGGCAACAGCGGGCCGAAGACGAGAACCTGGGCCTCCTTGCAGAACTTCAGGAGCAGAAGACAGAGCTGGACACCCTCCAGGAAGCCCTACAGGCAAGGTTTGTGCCTGTGGCACTgctggaagagaaggagaaagagctgTCCCTGCTAAGGCTAACCCTgaaagagatggaggagagCAAGGACAGGTACCAAAACTACAGGAAGACTGAAGGGCAGCAAGAGGAAGCCAGGAATTCAAGCAGTGCTGAATCACAGAGTCAGCAAGTATCAAAGGACAGAAGCAATCCGCCATGTAGTAGAACTCCAGAAAAGAGTGAAAAGCAAACTAGAACAACTACTGGTTTCCCCATTACTGTGAAG GATACAGAGCTTGCTGTGGAAGCAGAGGCCCAGAGGGAAACTCAGGTCAGCTCATCAGCATCAAGCAGCCCCTGTAGACACCCGCAATCAGACAGCACCACCCTGCAGGCACACATTAATAGCCTGCAGCAGCAGCTAGAG